The following proteins are encoded in a genomic region of Synechococcus sp. CBW1002:
- a CDS encoding methyltransferase domain-containing protein — translation MFGITKLLECQDCYLRYRFPVDSDVSNYKFYQNSYVQAGLTTDLPEKDKLSKLIRSNFLNTEKDFSTYIPILQFASSQLKRKLSLLDYGANWGYACYQFEQLPFVQAVCAYELSLPRRAYGEKELNIQYVDSSSEITEGIDVLFSSHVMEHMSNPSKLKEFADVVLKPDGIIILACPNGSNSARYKNLSWSKLWGEVHPNFISDHFLINLFADYNGIVGGEELLDASTELSRYFHGGMLSNLPTSVNLYMLAAKRSKVQC, via the coding sequence TTGTTTGGGATTACAAAATTATTAGAATGCCAAGACTGTTACCTTCGCTATAGATTTCCTGTAGATAGTGACGTTTCAAATTATAAGTTCTATCAAAATTCTTATGTTCAGGCTGGCCTTACGACAGACTTACCTGAAAAAGATAAGCTATCTAAGTTGATTCGCTCTAACTTTTTAAATACTGAGAAAGACTTTTCTACTTACATTCCGATCTTGCAATTTGCTTCCAGTCAGCTCAAGAGAAAACTTAGTCTTTTAGACTATGGAGCGAACTGGGGATATGCTTGTTATCAGTTTGAGCAATTGCCTTTTGTCCAGGCCGTCTGCGCCTATGAACTGTCACTTCCAAGAAGAGCGTACGGCGAAAAAGAACTAAACATTCAATACGTAGATAGCTCATCTGAGATTACAGAAGGAATTGATGTTTTATTTTCTAGCCATGTTATGGAGCATATGAGTAATCCTTCAAAGTTGAAAGAGTTTGCAGATGTTGTTCTCAAGCCCGATGGAATTATAATACTTGCTTGTCCCAACGGAAGCAATAGTGCTCGATACAAGAATCTATCATGGAGCAAGTTGTGGGGAGAAGTTCATCCCAATTTTATCTCTGACCATTTTTTAATAAATTTATTTGCCGATTACAATGGAATAGTAGGAGGAGAAGAGTTGCTTGATGCTTCTACAGAGTTGAGTCGTTATTTCCATGGCGGCATGTTATCTAATCTACCAACAAGTGTAAATCTATACATGCTTGCAGCAAAAAGATCTAAGGTACAATGTTAA
- a CDS encoding glycosyltransferase family 4 protein, with translation MKVTLSTWSRFHLFDLAAQMSSRGLLHSICTTLPRYIAKQDIIFSSVGIDKLFTYPYFFMPQVALDRALGQTLINEASAVLTTRTYQKYVAEHLAKNLDNIDAYIAISGSGFKGGKFMIDHGKAYCFDRGSTEITHQLNVMQMLHDQLRLPCRKVAGWLIENETKEASIATAITVPSSYCKQTFIDKGFSSAKIHVIPYGVNLTEFYRDQCLKSTSRNQLIFCGQFSIRKGAHVLVDYFGKSPYNGIRLSVVGSVNPNISKLFGDTSIANIDFHGVVPRSRVRFYMQQAKALILPSFEEGLALVMLQALACGVPIIASIQSGATEYIRDGYNGFILEDISTQAIDQAIRRLYSQTDEEEEAMSENCLASVNDIGGWDSYGQHWVDLINKIT, from the coding sequence ATGAAAGTTACATTGTCTACTTGGAGCCGTTTCCACCTTTTTGATTTAGCCGCACAGATGTCGAGTCGAGGGCTTTTGCATTCCATTTGCACTACTTTGCCAAGATATATTGCAAAACAAGATATCATCTTCTCTAGTGTAGGCATTGACAAGCTCTTCACCTATCCATATTTCTTCATGCCGCAAGTTGCCTTAGATCGTGCCCTAGGCCAAACCCTAATCAACGAAGCCTCAGCGGTGCTAACAACAAGAACATATCAAAAATATGTGGCAGAACATCTAGCTAAGAACTTAGACAATATTGATGCATACATTGCAATCTCAGGATCAGGATTCAAGGGCGGTAAGTTCATGATTGATCATGGCAAAGCGTACTGTTTTGATCGTGGATCCACTGAAATCACACACCAACTCAATGTTATGCAAATGTTGCATGACCAGCTCCGCTTGCCGTGCCGAAAGGTGGCGGGTTGGCTGATCGAAAACGAAACGAAAGAAGCATCCATTGCAACTGCTATCACTGTACCCTCAAGCTATTGTAAGCAAACGTTTATCGATAAAGGGTTTAGCTCAGCTAAAATACATGTAATTCCCTATGGTGTGAATCTCACTGAGTTTTATAGGGATCAATGCCTAAAGTCGACATCCAGAAATCAGCTCATTTTCTGTGGCCAGTTCTCGATACGAAAAGGAGCGCATGTCTTAGTAGATTACTTTGGAAAATCCCCTTATAATGGCATAAGGCTTTCCGTTGTAGGCTCAGTAAATCCAAATATTTCTAAGCTTTTTGGCGACACTTCCATTGCCAATATTGATTTCCACGGTGTTGTTCCCCGTTCTCGTGTACGTTTTTACATGCAGCAAGCAAAAGCTCTTATACTCCCTTCTTTTGAAGAAGGTCTCGCCCTTGTGATGCTTCAAGCACTTGCTTGCGGTGTTCCGATTATCGCATCGATCCAGAGCGGAGCAACTGAGTATATTCGTGATGGGTATAATGGTTTTATCTTGGAAGATATTTCCACCCAGGCTATAGATCAGGCAATCAGAAGATTGTATTCTCAAACAGATGAAGAAGAAGAAGCAATGAGTGAAAACTGCCTAGCCTCAGTTAATGATATAGGTGGATGGGATAGTTACGGCCAACATTGGGTTGATCTGATAAACAAGATCACCTGA
- a CDS encoding glycosyltransferase, with the protein MFLLSLIQQGCPIRIYGVRWEKSPFWTQLQSFHAGNQLIGANYVKAIKSAQACLGLLSHQNRDLITTRSLEIPACAGVFCAELSSEHQLLYENNIEALIWSDSESCALSVRGLLLDGHRRASIQKAGTSHVRAMGVGNEDICRHILSVVGQ; encoded by the coding sequence ATGTTTCTTCTGAGCCTCATTCAGCAGGGGTGCCCGATCAGGATTTACGGAGTCCGATGGGAGAAGAGTCCTTTCTGGACACAGCTTCAATCTTTCCACGCTGGTAATCAGCTCATTGGAGCGAACTATGTGAAGGCCATCAAATCAGCACAGGCATGTCTGGGACTTCTTTCTCATCAAAACCGCGATTTAATCACAACACGTTCACTTGAAATCCCAGCTTGCGCTGGGGTTTTTTGTGCCGAGTTGTCGTCTGAGCATCAGTTATTATATGAGAATAACATAGAAGCTCTAATATGGAGCGATAGTGAGTCGTGCGCTCTGAGCGTTCGAGGCTTACTGTTGGATGGTCATCGTAGAGCAAGTATTCAGAAGGCTGGAACATCACATGTTCGGGCCATGGGCGTTGGCAATGAAGACATCTGTCGCCACATTCTTTCCGTTGTAGGGCAATAG
- a CDS encoding glycosyltransferase family 4 protein yields the protein MAISLLIFETHPIQYRAPVYSRLNQICPGQIHVAYACDISLRGGLDPGFSLPVTWDGNLMGGYPSTVLDASVTLPPRGWNDLRGHGVISLIHRLQPRAILLNSLNYRYDHTAYLAGLLARIPIWMRCETQDQAFSRSWLKDRLRHTYYRLLYAGIQQAFPIGELNRQHWLRHGMKPMQLRAAHYCTPNRAAALTTQQRQCRREALRQQLGLDARYLLVGFFGKLIPKKDPMLLLESLPLMPDSLRHRLAFVYVGSGALQQELQQEAAAVQLRYGVPVHFPGFVNQSALVDWYLAADVVVLPSQRTGETWGLVVNEAMQAGCSVVVSEAVGCTADFSGWERFRTIPVGSASSLALALMELAEYPRSFTWATEGLQPYSIEAAAQAFAAAIAELP from the coding sequence ATGGCAATCTCCCTGCTGATCTTTGAAACCCATCCAATTCAGTATCGAGCTCCTGTCTATTCAAGGCTGAATCAAATTTGCCCTGGGCAGATCCATGTTGCCTATGCGTGTGATATTTCATTGCGCGGTGGCCTTGATCCTGGTTTTTCGCTCCCTGTAACGTGGGATGGCAACCTTATGGGTGGGTATCCATCAACTGTTCTTGATGCTTCTGTCACCCTGCCGCCGAGGGGATGGAATGACCTCAGAGGGCACGGAGTAATAAGCCTGATTCACCGGCTTCAGCCAAGGGCCATTTTATTGAACTCTCTCAATTACCGCTATGACCATACCGCGTATCTTGCGGGTCTTTTAGCACGCATTCCCATCTGGATGCGTTGTGAAACGCAGGATCAAGCGTTTTCGCGCTCCTGGCTGAAGGATCGTCTGCGGCATACTTATTATCGCCTTCTCTACGCAGGTATTCAGCAGGCTTTTCCTATTGGCGAGCTCAATCGCCAGCATTGGTTGCGACATGGAATGAAGCCCATGCAGTTGCGTGCTGCTCACTACTGCACACCCAACAGAGCTGCTGCACTCACCACTCAGCAGCGCCAGTGTAGGCGAGAAGCGCTTCGTCAGCAACTTGGTCTTGATGCACGTTATCTTTTGGTTGGATTCTTCGGTAAGTTGATTCCCAAGAAAGATCCCATGCTGTTGTTGGAGTCCCTACCATTGATGCCCGATTCTCTTAGGCACCGACTTGCGTTTGTTTATGTTGGCAGTGGGGCTCTGCAGCAAGAATTGCAACAAGAAGCAGCTGCAGTCCAGCTGCGCTATGGAGTGCCCGTTCATTTTCCAGGCTTTGTGAATCAGTCGGCCCTTGTGGATTGGTACCTTGCTGCCGACGTGGTGGTGCTCCCTTCTCAGCGCACTGGCGAAACCTGGGGCCTGGTGGTGAATGAGGCGATGCAGGCAGGTTGCTCAGTGGTGGTGTCTGAAGCGGTTGGATGTACTGCTGATTTCTCCGGGTGGGAAAGATTCCGTACGATTCCCGTTGGATCTGCGTCTTCCCTGGCCTTGGCATTGATGGAGCTGGCGGAGTACCCCCGCAGCTTTACTTGGGCCACTGAGGGGCTCCAGCCTTACAGCATTGAGGCTGCAGCACAGGCCTTTGCCGCCGCCATCGCTGAGCTCCCCTAA
- a CDS encoding glycosyltransferase, with product MLILLLRHYPLVEGPSMRAFADQIASGLRARGHTVQELTAPVRLARLARHQSTLGKWLGYLDQFVLFLPLLWWRARLLPLGSLCVFVDQALGPWIPPLQRRAHLVHVHDLLALEAALGRQPFHRLGWSGRLYQRWIRRGFRQARCFLSVSQATRSALEHQLQHRPLLSDVVYNPLQGRFRPLPAAEAAAAVAKVLPNLGTQQPFLFHIGCTWYKNRLGLLVIWEQVRLLRADHHLVLVGAPDAVMHTWLRDRPELAASLHVLERASDELVVAHYNRATALLFPSHAEGFGWPILEAMACGCPVITTDRVPMREVGGDAVNLIRPCPSQASELRAWAQEAAQHVLAVLQRSPAEQQRAREQGLRQAKRFDHGQWLDQLEAHYQRALALQEQP from the coding sequence GTGCTCATTCTCCTGCTGCGGCACTACCCCCTGGTGGAAGGTCCCAGCATGCGGGCCTTCGCCGATCAGATCGCCAGCGGTCTGCGGGCTCGCGGCCACACGGTGCAGGAACTCACGGCTCCAGTCCGCTTGGCGCGACTAGCGCGGCACCAAAGCACGCTCGGCAAGTGGTTGGGCTACCTCGATCAGTTTGTGCTGTTCCTGCCCCTGCTCTGGTGGCGCGCCCGGCTCCTGCCGCTCGGGAGCCTGTGTGTCTTCGTAGATCAGGCCCTGGGCCCGTGGATCCCGCCGTTGCAGCGCCGCGCCCACCTTGTTCACGTCCACGATCTGTTGGCCCTGGAGGCCGCCCTCGGGCGACAGCCATTTCACCGTTTGGGTTGGAGTGGCCGGCTCTACCAGCGCTGGATTCGCCGTGGGTTCCGGCAGGCCCGCTGCTTCCTGTCGGTGTCGCAAGCCACCCGCAGTGCCCTGGAGCATCAACTACAGCACCGGCCCCTGCTCAGTGATGTGGTCTACAACCCCCTGCAAGGCCGCTTTCGTCCCCTGCCAGCTGCTGAGGCCGCTGCAGCGGTGGCGAAGGTGCTGCCGAATCTGGGCACCCAGCAGCCGTTTCTGTTTCATATCGGGTGCACTTGGTACAAAAACAGGCTCGGGCTTCTGGTGATCTGGGAGCAGGTGCGCCTTTTGCGTGCTGACCACCATCTGGTGCTGGTAGGTGCTCCCGATGCCGTGATGCATACCTGGCTTCGAGATCGACCCGAGCTCGCAGCCTCGCTGCATGTGTTGGAGCGGGCCAGTGATGAGTTGGTAGTGGCCCATTACAACAGGGCCACAGCCTTGCTCTTCCCTTCCCATGCTGAAGGGTTTGGCTGGCCCATCCTGGAGGCGATGGCCTGCGGCTGCCCCGTGATCACCACCGATCGGGTGCCGATGCGTGAAGTTGGTGGCGATGCTGTGAACCTTATTCGCCCCTGTCCGTCGCAAGCTTCTGAACTAAGAGCATGGGCACAAGAGGCGGCCCAGCATGTGCTGGCCGTTCTGCAGCGCTCCCCTGCCGAACAGCAACGGGCTCGGGAGCAGGGATTACGCCAGGCCAAGCGTTTTGATCACGGCCAGTGGCTCGATCAGTTGGAAGCCCACTACCAGCGGGCCCTGGCCCTGCAGGAGCAGCCCTGA
- the asnB gene encoding asparagine synthase (glutamine-hydrolyzing), with protein sequence MCGLIGEVRWSAPAQPLPLTPIRHRGPDAEGSWLSHDGYCWLGHTRLAIQDLSEAGAQPITSHCGRFTLVYNGEIYNHQEVRCGLRFQAWRGHSDSETLVEGLAQRGLALVLELRGMFAFAAYDRDKQQLLLGRDRLGIKPLYLCWIDGGLRFASERRALPGGERLSGQDVSQILAFGHLQTPAVFQGPDRDAISSLPAGTVVRINSSRPHDPVRYWPPQPRPEWTPLPIRNGAWARRFLRQQLEATVQQHLLADVPVACFLSSGLDSGILTALACTLQPGRIASFTVAFPGNSIDEGRLARQMARHCGSDHHELQLDHDQTLAWVEAGLQALDVPSADGLNTYLISRAVAEQGIKVALSGLGADELFGGYPSHRFVPWLLPLRWLPAGLRGTLLQTLSPRLAAKLHHLPHWDRWHLGLALRRWASNADLAAAGASPFHWPEEPSHNITQGWGQISWAELFGYTEPMLLRDSDAMSMASGLELRVPFLDHRIVEIALRMPQRYQSRGKGLLRAACLDLFPVAYLDRPKQGFTLPMRSWMLGPLRALCRDRLVALQASGCLEPGWTARQWQAFEEGQVHWSRIWSLVVLGEFQRRTYVYSQ encoded by the coding sequence ATGTGCGGTCTGATCGGCGAGGTGCGTTGGAGCGCTCCAGCCCAGCCTTTGCCCCTTACCCCCATCCGTCACCGCGGCCCCGATGCGGAAGGCAGCTGGCTGAGCCACGACGGCTATTGCTGGCTCGGCCACACACGCCTTGCCATTCAGGATCTCTCTGAGGCGGGTGCCCAGCCGATCACCAGCCACTGCGGCCGTTTCACACTGGTGTACAACGGCGAGATCTACAACCACCAGGAGGTTCGCTGCGGCCTGCGCTTTCAGGCCTGGCGCGGCCACAGCGACAGCGAGACCCTGGTGGAGGGGCTGGCTCAACGGGGCCTGGCGCTGGTGCTTGAGCTGCGCGGCATGTTTGCCTTCGCGGCCTACGACCGTGACAAGCAGCAACTGCTGCTGGGTCGCGATCGGCTTGGGATCAAGCCGCTTTACCTGTGCTGGATCGACGGCGGGCTGCGCTTTGCCTCGGAGCGCCGCGCCCTGCCTGGAGGCGAGCGTTTGAGCGGCCAGGACGTCAGTCAAATCCTCGCCTTCGGCCACCTGCAGACGCCTGCTGTTTTCCAAGGGCCCGACCGAGATGCCATCTCCAGCCTGCCCGCCGGCACGGTGGTGCGCATCAACAGCAGCCGCCCGCACGATCCGGTGCGCTACTGGCCGCCCCAGCCCCGGCCCGAATGGACGCCGCTGCCGATCCGCAACGGAGCCTGGGCACGCCGGTTTCTGCGCCAGCAGCTGGAGGCAACGGTGCAACAGCACCTGCTGGCCGATGTGCCGGTGGCCTGTTTCCTCTCATCCGGCCTCGATTCCGGCATCCTCACGGCGCTGGCCTGCACGCTGCAGCCCGGGCGGATTGCCAGCTTCACGGTGGCCTTCCCCGGTAACTCGATCGATGAAGGTCGGCTAGCTCGCCAGATGGCCCGCCACTGCGGCAGCGACCACCACGAGTTGCAGCTTGATCATGACCAGACACTGGCTTGGGTGGAGGCTGGCCTGCAGGCCCTGGATGTGCCCAGCGCTGATGGGCTAAATACCTATCTGATCAGTCGGGCTGTTGCCGAGCAAGGTATCAAGGTGGCGCTGAGTGGCCTCGGCGCCGACGAGCTGTTCGGTGGTTATCCCTCCCACAGGTTCGTGCCGTGGCTGCTGCCTCTGCGCTGGCTACCGGCAGGATTGCGCGGCACCCTGCTGCAAACGCTCAGCCCGCGTCTTGCGGCCAAACTTCATCATCTGCCCCACTGGGATCGATGGCACCTAGGGCTTGCCTTACGCCGCTGGGCCAGCAATGCTGATCTGGCGGCAGCTGGGGCGTCGCCATTTCACTGGCCTGAGGAGCCGTCGCATAACATCACGCAAGGCTGGGGCCAGATCAGCTGGGCAGAGCTGTTTGGCTACACCGAGCCGATGCTGCTGCGCGACAGCGATGCGATGAGCATGGCTTCCGGGCTGGAGCTGCGCGTGCCCTTCCTTGATCACCGAATTGTGGAGATCGCCCTACGCATGCCCCAGCGCTACCAGAGCCGCGGCAAGGGCCTGTTACGCGCGGCCTGCCTGGATCTCTTCCCAGTGGCTTATCTCGATCGCCCAAAGCAGGGCTTCACGCTACCGATGCGGTCCTGGATGCTGGGCCCACTGCGGGCTCTCTGCCGCGACCGACTGGTCGCTCTACAGGCCAGCGGTTGCCTCGAGCCAGGGTGGACTGCCCGCCAATGGCAGGCCTTTGAGGAGGGACAGGTGCACTGGTCTCGCATCTGGAGCCTCGTGGTGTTGGGTGAATTCCAACGTCGCACCTATGTTTACTCTCAGTAG
- a CDS encoding bifunctional 2-polyprenyl-6-hydroxyphenol methylase/3-demethylubiquinol 3-O-methyltransferase UbiG, with amino-acid sequence MLPDAAITAFDWVDGCSLDRINQCNASYRVGNVLISLADFQGEFDVLFSHHLLEHIYKPHDFIRLAQDSLAPGGVLVAGMPLLLEAGSYQQEISKMLEKNNAPLRFLDLS; translated from the coding sequence TTGCTTCCGGATGCGGCAATAACAGCATTTGATTGGGTTGATGGTTGCAGCCTAGATCGTATAAATCAATGCAATGCCTCCTATCGTGTGGGCAACGTACTAATTTCACTCGCTGACTTTCAAGGAGAATTTGATGTATTGTTTTCCCATCACTTATTAGAGCATATTTATAAACCCCATGATTTTATCCGCCTTGCCCAAGACTCATTGGCTCCAGGTGGTGTTTTAGTTGCCGGCATGCCATTGCTGCTTGAGGCAGGTAGTTATCAACAAGAGATTTCAAAAATGTTAGAGAAAAATAACGCCCCTCTGCGTTTTCTTGATCTATCTTAG
- a CDS encoding glycosyltransferase → MEGVRQITPHLAALGVATTVASLDPPDAPWLQNQPFEAIGLGPVAGGYGYRRGLPARIRALAEQHDAVIIHGTWQYHAFATWRALRGTGVPYFVYTHGMLDPWFKRTYPLKHLKKWAYWPWADYRVLRDAQAVLFTTEQERLLARQSFWLYQANEVVVGYGTSAPPGDAEQQRELFLSRFPQLRGQRLLLFLSRIHPKKGVDLLIEAFAAMASTDPRLQLVIAGPDQLGWQDELQQRVVKLGISDSVTWLGMLSGDLKWGAFRAAELFCLPSHQENFGIVVAEALACGLPVAIAEPVNIAAEVVAARAGLVHADTLAGTTEALRQWLAMGDSEKVQMKQRAVRLFSERFDFSTAATNLVSVLQFAIPAHSSFVAH, encoded by the coding sequence ATGGAGGGCGTCCGCCAGATCACCCCCCACCTGGCGGCCCTGGGTGTTGCCACCACCGTGGCCAGCCTTGACCCCCCTGATGCCCCCTGGCTGCAGAACCAGCCGTTTGAGGCCATCGGTTTGGGGCCGGTAGCAGGCGGCTACGGCTACCGCCGCGGCCTGCCTGCCCGCATCCGCGCCTTGGCTGAGCAGCACGATGCCGTGATCATCCACGGCACCTGGCAGTACCACGCTTTTGCTACCTGGCGCGCCCTGCGCGGCACAGGTGTTCCTTATTTCGTGTACACCCACGGGATGCTCGATCCCTGGTTCAAGCGCACCTACCCGCTCAAGCACCTCAAGAAGTGGGCCTACTGGCCCTGGGCCGACTACCGGGTGCTGCGCGATGCCCAAGCCGTGCTGTTCACCACCGAGCAGGAGCGGCTGCTGGCCCGCCAGAGCTTCTGGCTCTACCAGGCCAACGAAGTGGTGGTGGGCTACGGCACTTCAGCGCCGCCCGGCGATGCCGAGCAGCAGCGCGAGCTGTTTCTGAGCCGCTTCCCCCAGCTGCGCGGCCAGCGCCTCCTGCTGTTCCTCAGTCGCATTCACCCCAAGAAGGGAGTGGATCTGCTGATTGAGGCCTTCGCGGCAATGGCGTCCACCGATCCCCGCCTGCAACTGGTGATCGCCGGGCCCGATCAGCTGGGCTGGCAGGACGAGCTGCAGCAGCGCGTGGTCAAGCTGGGTATCTCCGATAGCGTCACCTGGCTCGGCATGCTCAGCGGCGATCTCAAGTGGGGCGCCTTCCGCGCCGCCGAACTGTTTTGCCTGCCCTCCCACCAGGAGAACTTTGGCATCGTGGTGGCCGAAGCTTTGGCTTGTGGTTTGCCGGTGGCGATTGCTGAGCCGGTGAACATCGCGGCGGAGGTGGTTGCTGCAAGGGCAGGGCTGGTGCATGCGGATACGTTGGCTGGCACTACGGAGGCGCTCCGTCAATGGTTGGCAATGGGGGACTCAGAGAAGGTGCAGATGAAACAACGGGCTGTTCGGCTGTTTTCTGAGCGATTTGATTTCTCTACGGCCGCCACGAATCTGGTGTCGGTGCTTCAATTTGCGATTCCAGCACATTCCAGCTTTGTAGCCCATTGA
- a CDS encoding putative colanic acid biosynthesis acetyltransferase gives MARLIWQLVWMLLFRPTPPPCHAWRCWLLRRFGARIGAPCYVYNDVEIWAPWNLVMADYSTLGRRVIVYSMAEVSLGLRAVVSQGAHLCTGSHDHESANFQLFARPIRIGADAWICAEAFLGPGVSIGEGAVIGARSVVTRNQPTWTVCAGNPCRPLKPRTQPSYAQA, from the coding sequence ATGGCCAGGCTGATCTGGCAGCTGGTGTGGATGCTGTTGTTCCGTCCCACGCCACCGCCCTGCCATGCCTGGCGCTGCTGGTTGCTGCGCCGGTTCGGTGCTCGGATCGGTGCCCCTTGCTATGTATATAACGATGTGGAGATCTGGGCTCCCTGGAACCTGGTGATGGCGGATTACTCCACGCTCGGGCGCCGGGTAATTGTGTATTCCATGGCTGAGGTCTCCCTGGGTTTGCGGGCTGTGGTGTCGCAGGGTGCTCATCTGTGCACCGGCAGCCACGATCATGAGTCGGCGAATTTTCAGCTTTTCGCCCGGCCGATTCGCATCGGAGCCGATGCCTGGATCTGCGCGGAGGCTTTTCTAGGCCCGGGTGTGTCGATCGGTGAGGGTGCGGTGATCGGCGCCCGTTCTGTGGTCACCCGTAATCAACCTACATGGACGGTGTGCGCCGGCAACCCTTGCCGGCCTCTCAAACCCCGCACCCAGCCCAGCTACGCGCAAGCCTGA
- a CDS encoding aldo/keto reductase has translation MLPALTLPNGRSTSALGFGCASLLRLPDSADRQRLLATAVEYGIRHFDVARLYGLGLAEAELAPLLRHLRGQLTLATKFGLGAAAPPSPASRRQGGLRRLLRSLPALRPLARRLYGSRMVPRNFSAAQARRSLHTSLSQLGLESVDLLLLHEPTPADAIDLELEATLQELQQQGLIGAFGLSGLWPDCGPLIQARPGLAGRWLQWEDDLLEAAPALSSLLFGLPIGHGRFGRIRRSLEPIRQAFEAVPQLQHHWSERLNCSLADGTVLAAALLGAALASDPGGLQLYATTDAERLVRTLTLLHAPPWSAAEAIAFEAFWRPPVTRPSSTGIAP, from the coding sequence ATGCTGCCCGCCCTCACCCTGCCCAATGGGCGCAGCACCTCTGCCCTCGGCTTTGGCTGCGCCAGCCTCCTGCGCTTGCCCGATTCAGCCGATCGCCAGCGGCTCCTGGCCACCGCTGTGGAATACGGAATCCGCCATTTCGATGTGGCCCGCCTCTACGGTCTCGGCCTGGCGGAGGCCGAGCTGGCCCCTCTGCTGCGCCATCTTCGGGGCCAGCTCACGCTGGCCACCAAATTCGGCCTCGGCGCTGCGGCTCCTCCGTCGCCCGCTTCACGGCGCCAGGGTGGCCTCCGGCGCCTGCTCCGCAGCCTTCCTGCGCTCCGCCCGCTCGCCCGGCGCCTCTATGGCAGCCGCATGGTGCCGCGCAATTTCTCCGCCGCCCAGGCCCGCCGCAGCCTGCACACCAGCCTCAGCCAGCTCGGCCTGGAGTCGGTGGATCTGCTGCTGCTGCATGAGCCAACGCCCGCCGATGCCATCGATCTCGAGCTGGAAGCCACCCTGCAGGAGCTGCAGCAGCAGGGCCTGATCGGCGCCTTCGGCCTCTCCGGTCTCTGGCCGGATTGCGGCCCTCTGATTCAGGCCCGCCCTGGCCTGGCGGGCCGCTGGCTGCAGTGGGAAGACGATCTTCTGGAGGCGGCGCCCGCTCTCTCCTCGTTGCTCTTCGGATTGCCAATCGGCCACGGCCGCTTTGGGCGGATCCGCCGCTCCCTAGAGCCCATCCGCCAGGCCTTCGAGGCTGTGCCCCAGCTGCAGCACCATTGGAGCGAACGGCTCAACTGCTCCCTCGCCGATGGCACCGTGCTGGCCGCCGCCCTGCTCGGTGCTGCCCTGGCCAGTGATCCCGGCGGGCTTCAGCTGTATGCCACCACCGACGCCGAGCGCCTGGTCCGCACGCTCACGCTGCTTCACGCCCCCCCCTGGTCGGCGGCTGAGGCAATCGCCTTTGAGGCGTTCTGGCGGCCACCGGTAACCAGGCCCAGCAGCACAGGCATCGCCCCATGA